The stretch of DNA TTGGGTTCTTCTTTCCCTTTTTATACTTATCCATTTTAATAAATTCCGTTAACTATATAACAAAGTTTGTACTTATACCTTGTGATATTATTTTTGTGGAATCAAAAAATCTATATGTGTAGGGTAGGAGCTGTAGGTATAGTGAAAATAGTAAAAAAAATAAAAGTGAAACAAGTCGTTACCGAAAAAAGTAAACAACGTATATACCAAGGCTTTTATAATCATAAATTGCGTCTTGAACAAGAGTGTCAACAATTAAAGTTTGAAAAGCGCAAGCTTCAACATAAAGCATCTGTAAATCATCAAGAGATAGAAGATCGATTTGAACAAGAAATTAACAACCGAAAAGAAAAAATTAAACTTCTTGATTTTAAAATCGAACAACTAAATGAAATGCAAATTGGAAGTGAAATAATGGAAGATGAGGTTGAAGCTCTTGTTGAAGTCAAAGTTGGCACAAATTGGGGTAAACTAATGAAGGACAAGCAATTATTATTAAAGACGATCAGGTTATACGTATTGATGAATAAAGCAGGTGATTTGAAATGAGTGGAGTTAAGTTTAATATAGGAAAGATTGTAAATACTCACGGCATACGTGGTGAAGTTAAAGTAGTTCGTATTACTGATTTTGAAGATCGATTTGATCCTGGTAATACAGTGTATTTACAAGATAATAAGGAATATAAGCCGTTAGTAATTGCTACACATCGAGTCCATAAAGGATTTGACCTTCTACAGTTTAAAGGATATGGAAATATTAATGAGGTTGAAGCTTTTAAGGGATTGATGTTATCTATTGATGAAGATCAACTAACTGATTTGGAAGAAGATGCGTACTACTATCATGAAATAGTAGGTTGCAAAGTAGTTACAAGTGAAGGGGAGGAATTAGGTAAGGTAAAAGAAATTCTCTCCCCTGGAGCAAATGATGTATGGGTTGTACAACGTATGAATGCGAAAGATTTGTTAATCCCATATATTGAGCAGGTTGTGAAACAAGTAGATATTGAAAACAAAATAATCAAGGTTCAATTAATGGAAGGGATGCTTGATTAATGCATATCGATATATTGACATTGTTTCCAGAAATGTTTCACGGAGTATTTCAGTCCTCAATTTTGAATAAAGCGGTAGAACGACAACAATTTACTTACGACCTTGTAAATTTTAGAGAGTATAGTAAGAATAAACATCAGAAAGTCGATGATTATCCTTATGGTGGCGGAGCTGGAATGGTACTGACTCCTCAGCCAATATTTGATGCGGTTGAGGCTGTAAAAAGTAAGCGTAATTCAAAACCTAGAGTTATTTTAATGTGTCCTCAGGGGGAAACATTAACCCAACAAAAATCTGAAGAACTTGCAAAAGAAGATCATTTGATTTTTATTTGTGGCCATTACGAAGGTTATGATGAACGAATTAGAGAGCACATTGTTACGGATGAAATATCCATTGGTGATTATGTTCTAACTGGAGGAGAGTTAGGGTCGATGGTAGTAGTAGACAGTGTAGTTCGTTTATTACCAGATGTTCTAGGAAATCAACAATCTGCCCCACAGGATTCGTTTTCTACAGGTCTTTTAGAACATCCGCACTATACAAGGCCAGCTGATTTCAGAGGATATAAAGTACCGGAAGTATTACTTTCCGGAAATCATGCTAATATAGACTCCTGGAGAAGAAAACAATCGCTAATTCGAACCTGGAATCGCCGTAGGGATTTATTAGATAAAATTGAATTGACAGATGAAGAAAAAATAACGTTAAACACTGATACGCCAGATGAAGTATAGTAACAGCTCAGTCTAGGTCATAATTGCCAAGGTCTATTATAATAATTAATTAACGTAGGATTTTAAACCTTGGTGCTGATAGAAATGGAAATCGGCAACTACTTTAGGATTGGCTGGGAGCTTTTTAAGCCGTTCCAGTGGTAAGAGCCATATGCAATGGAGATAATTATTATAAAAATATCTAATCATGAAAAATGATTCAGCTAGTTGAACTATCTATTTGCTTATGGTATATTAATAATTGTGCTTATGTGCGTATAAGTACGATAAACGATGTTCCGCTGTCCCATACTTGTTCATGAGCATTAGTTTGGAAGGAGTGAAAGTCATGCAACAAATAATCGCTGACATTACAAAAGATCAATTACGTACGGATCATCCTGATTTCCGACCTGGTGATACTTTAAAAGTACACGTAAAGGTTGTTGAGGGTAACCGTGAGCGTATTCAGGTGTTTGAAGGTGTTGTAATTAAACGCCAAAACGGAGGAATTAGTGAAACATTTACAGTGAGAAAAATTTCTTACGGCGTAGGTGTGGAACGTACACTTCCATTACATTCACCACGAATTGATAAAATTGAAGTTTCTCGTCGCGGTATTGTTCGTCGTGCGAAACTTTACTATCTACGTAACCTACGTGGAAAAGCAGCTCGTATTAAAGAACGTCGATAAAGGTCGAGCAAACAACGATAAACGAAAGAAAAGGAGCTTTGCTATTGATAGCAGAAGCTCCTTTTTACTTATCTATTATATTTGAGTTGTCTAGAATCATATATATAGCTTACAATATATAGTAGAAAGATAAGACACGGAGGGGACTGGATGGCTAGGGATAAAGAAAATAAAAAGAAAAACGAGTGGTTAGATTGGATCAAAGCACTATTAGTAGCTTTTGGACTGGCATTTCTTGTACGAATGTTCCTATTTGCACCAATAATAGTTGAAGGACCGTCGATGTTCCCGACGTTGCACGACCGTGATCAAATGATTGTAAATAAATTATCTTATACAATTGGTGAGCCAGAACGATTTGATATTGTTGTGTTTCATGCACCTACCCAAAAAGATTTCATCAAAAGAATTATCGCTTTACCAGGGGAGCATGTAGCTGTGGAAGATAATAAATTGTACATTAATGGAGAAGAAGTAGAAGAACCGTTTCTTAATGAACAAAAAGAGAACTTGCAATCTTACCAAACACTGACGAATGATTTTACATTGGAACAACTTCCAGGAAATTATGATGTAGTGCCAGAAGGGCATGTGTTCGTATTAGGAGATAATCGCAGTAATTCTACCGATTCGCGTATGATAGGTGTTGTACCAATGGAAGAGCTAGTGGGAGAAGCAAGCTTTGTTTACTGGCCATTTGATCGAATTCATCTGATAGGAAAAGGAGAATAATAATGGCTATACAATGGTTTCCAGGCCATATGGCAAAAGCAAAAAGAGAAGTAGAAGAGAAATTAAAATTAGTTGATTTTGTAATCGAATTAGTAGATGCGAGAGCTCCTCTTTCATCACAAAATCCAATGCTTAAACAAGTGTTAAATAATAAACCGAAATTGATTGTACTAATGAAAAAAGACCTTGCAGACCAAGAAGTAACTAAACGTTGGGTAGATAAATTTAATGAGGATGGCACACAAGCAATTGATGTGAATGTAAATCATAAAGGTGACATTCAAAAGGTTATCCAACAAGCAAAATTACTTGGACAGGATAAAATGGAAAAATTAAAAAGAAAAGGTATTCAACCTCGACCTGCACGAGCAATGATTGTCGGAATACCGAATGTAGGAAAATCCACATTAATTAATCGATTAGCCAATAAAAAAATAGCAAAAACAGGAGATCGCCCTGGAATCACGAAACAACAACTTTGGATTAAGGTAAAAAAAGACTTTGAGTTACTCGACACACCGGGAATTCTATGGCCGAAATTTGAAGAAGAAGTGGTGGGGTATCGTCTTGCTGCAATAGGGACAATAAAAGACCAATTATTACCATTACCTGATGTAACTGCCTTTATTATCCGTTACATGTCAGAACATTATCCAAATCAGTTAAAAGACAGGTATCAATTAGAGGAAATAGAAGACATGGTGGAAGTATTCGAATCCATAGGTAGGATAAGAGGCGCCTTGGAAAGTGGCGGTCAAGTGAACTATGATAAGGTTGCTGACATCGTTATCCGTGATTTACGTGTAGGACGATTAGGAACAATAACGTTGGAGCAACCAGAGGATAGCTCCAACTCATAACATATGACAATAAGAACACAACATAACACATCCATGAATAAGTGGCAGTTTGTCATCTTCATGGATGTTTGCTGTGTTTACGATACCTTCATTTGAGAAATATGACTATTTATTTTTATTTTTTTAATCCGATAAATAAAGAAAGAGTGAAAAGATATGAAACCAGCTTCTATTGCAAGTATAAAATCACAACTAACCAACGGGGAACTAACTCAAAAACAAATCGAAGAATTATACAAAGATAGCAGAAAAGGTGTGCAAGCAATACTAAAGCGTCATGAAAAACAACAAGAAAAACAAGCGCTATTAAAACAAGCATTCATTAAAATGAACACATATGAAAAGGAAGCTTACCGTAATGGGAATCACTATATAGCTGGTGTGGATGAAGTGGGGCGTGGCCCTTTAGCTGGTCCGGTAGTTGCAGCAGCAGTTATTTTACCAAAGGACTTTCAACTTTTAGGTATAAATGATTCCAAGAAATTGTCAGAAGTACAAAGAAATGAATTTAGCCATTACATCAAACAACATGCAATTGCTTATCAAATATCATTTATTGATAATACCATAATCGATAAAATCAATATATATGAAGCATCAAAACAAGCGATGAAAGAAGCAATTAGTGGACTTCAACCTTATCCAGACCATGCATTAATAGATGCTGTGCCGTTAGAGGGGTTAAACTGTACATATGAAGCTA from Oceanobacillus iheyensis HTE831 encodes:
- a CDS encoding YlqD family protein, producing MKIVKKIKVKQVVTEKSKQRIYQGFYNHKLRLEQECQQLKFEKRKLQHKASVNHQEIEDRFEQEINNRKEKIKLLDFKIEQLNEMQIGSEIMEDEVEALVEVKVGTNWGKLMKDKQLLLKTIRLYVLMNKAGDLK
- a CDS encoding ribonuclease HII, which encodes MKPASIASIKSQLTNGELTQKQIEELYKDSRKGVQAILKRHEKQQEKQALLKQAFIKMNTYEKEAYRNGNHYIAGVDEVGRGPLAGPVVAAAVILPKDFQLLGINDSKKLSEVQRNEFSHYIKQHAIAYQISFIDNTIIDKINIYEASKQAMKEAISGLQPYPDHALIDAVPLEGLNCTYEAIIKGDAESVHIAAASVLAKVARDDWMKELHEKYPLYGFNSNMGYGTKEHLQAIETYGVTPYHRYSFAPLHKYRHNTLLN
- the lepB gene encoding signal peptidase I encodes the protein MARDKENKKKNEWLDWIKALLVAFGLAFLVRMFLFAPIIVEGPSMFPTLHDRDQMIVNKLSYTIGEPERFDIVVFHAPTQKDFIKRIIALPGEHVAVEDNKLYINGEEVEEPFLNEQKENLQSYQTLTNDFTLEQLPGNYDVVPEGHVFVLGDNRSNSTDSRMIGVVPMEELVGEASFVYWPFDRIHLIGKGE
- the ylqF gene encoding ribosome biogenesis GTPase YlqF, with amino-acid sequence MAIQWFPGHMAKAKREVEEKLKLVDFVIELVDARAPLSSQNPMLKQVLNNKPKLIVLMKKDLADQEVTKRWVDKFNEDGTQAIDVNVNHKGDIQKVIQQAKLLGQDKMEKLKRKGIQPRPARAMIVGIPNVGKSTLINRLANKKIAKTGDRPGITKQQLWIKVKKDFELLDTPGILWPKFEEEVVGYRLAAIGTIKDQLLPLPDVTAFIIRYMSEHYPNQLKDRYQLEEIEDMVEVFESIGRIRGALESGGQVNYDKVADIVIRDLRVGRLGTITLEQPEDSSNS
- the rplS gene encoding 50S ribosomal protein L19, translating into MQQIIADITKDQLRTDHPDFRPGDTLKVHVKVVEGNRERIQVFEGVVIKRQNGGISETFTVRKISYGVGVERTLPLHSPRIDKIEVSRRGIVRRAKLYYLRNLRGKAARIKERR
- the trmD gene encoding tRNA (guanosine(37)-N1)-methyltransferase TrmD: MHIDILTLFPEMFHGVFQSSILNKAVERQQFTYDLVNFREYSKNKHQKVDDYPYGGGAGMVLTPQPIFDAVEAVKSKRNSKPRVILMCPQGETLTQQKSEELAKEDHLIFICGHYEGYDERIREHIVTDEISIGDYVLTGGELGSMVVVDSVVRLLPDVLGNQQSAPQDSFSTGLLEHPHYTRPADFRGYKVPEVLLSGNHANIDSWRRKQSLIRTWNRRRDLLDKIELTDEEKITLNTDTPDEV
- the rimM gene encoding ribosome maturation factor RimM (Essential for efficient processing of 16S rRNA), which translates into the protein MSGVKFNIGKIVNTHGIRGEVKVVRITDFEDRFDPGNTVYLQDNKEYKPLVIATHRVHKGFDLLQFKGYGNINEVEAFKGLMLSIDEDQLTDLEEDAYYYHEIVGCKVVTSEGEELGKVKEILSPGANDVWVVQRMNAKDLLIPYIEQVVKQVDIENKIIKVQLMEGMLD